In a single window of the Manis javanica isolate MJ-LG chromosome 16, MJ_LKY, whole genome shotgun sequence genome:
- the LOC140846796 gene encoding histone H3.1: MARTKQTARKSTGGKAPRKQLATKAARKSAPATGGVKKPHRYRPGTVALREIRRYQKSTELLIRKLPFQRLVREIAQDFKTDLRFQSSAVMALQEACEAYLVGLFEDTNLCAIHAKRVTIMPKDIQLARRIRGERA, encoded by the coding sequence ATGGCGCGTACAAAGCAAACAGCTCGCAAATCTACCGGCGGCAAGGCCCCGCGCAAGCAGCTGGCCACCAAGGCGGCCCGCAAGAGCGCGCCGGCCACGGGCGGCGTGAAGAAGCCCCACCGCTACCGGCCCGGCACGGTGGCGCTGCGCGAGATCCGCCGCTACCAGAAGTCTACCGAGCTGCTGATCCGGAAGCTGCCGTTCCAGCGGCTGGTGCGCGAGATCGCGCAGGACTTCAAGACCGATCTGCGCTTCCAGAGCTCGGCCGTGATGGCGCTGCAGGAGGCGTGCGAGGCCTACCTGGTGGGGCTCTTCGAGGACACCAACCTGTGTGCCATCCATGCCAAGCGTGTCACCATCATGCCCAAGGACATCCAGCTGGCGCGCCGCATCCGTGGGGAGAGAGCGTAA